In the genome of Halapricum salinum, one region contains:
- a CDS encoding glycoside hydrolase family 15 protein, whose product MTLRSALDDYKRTRNDARVFPGERRSTTGTFSGLDERLVYVDRDGWHRDYSYPLSGLGGVNRSRFGVESLDGTMWVEDFETLSQDYVGDTALVKTVHDAGDFTVTQHDLTLGAVHLTRLELVGEFTTEPTLHAFFDLTPEQQESRLGKLEHEDTIEIHHDRQHNLVTASTGLDDVFGQLPEQFGELVSATDTVSYPRSQSGGSKYEDALLNGTVVLEIPFDVEDTGTETVATTTVASLLFDTDDTARQAGLDAVAEAAVAHDTVAALREAATDQVDVTVPDDTPRRDLAVEDLRVLSLLAADTGAHIAGPDPDPFYVYTGGYGYTWFRDDSEIARYLLEADERLGIGLDDWLDRSAAFYMDTQLDDGSWPHRVWAHNGNIAPGWAHARLEAGDDVDYQADQTGSVASFLAAYLRLGEPAAPNDIEATLELALDGLDSTLEDDGLPIECQNAWENMTGRFVHTAATFLQGYASVARAPVEDRLRERAREGARAVYEGLDDLWDDDEGIYALRIDPDGDLDSRLDSGSLALAEAHREYDAIAEVGEERLDRLATHYETTLEELWRETDDIAGLYRFEGDPWRRRVQDDEKIWTVSTAWGANAATQLGSLLAASDDDRAETFYEEARTLFAEVDADGSLVMDNGYLPEQLFDDGTPDCATPLGWPHAIRLATIAQLDADGELD is encoded by the coding sequence ATGACACTCCGTAGCGCACTCGACGATTACAAGCGAACTCGTAACGATGCCCGCGTCTTCCCGGGTGAACGCCGCTCGACGACCGGGACGTTCTCGGGACTGGACGAGCGACTGGTCTACGTCGACCGGGACGGCTGGCACCGCGACTACTCCTACCCGCTCTCGGGACTCGGCGGGGTCAACCGCTCCCGGTTCGGTGTCGAGTCCCTCGACGGGACGATGTGGGTCGAGGACTTCGAGACGCTCTCACAGGACTACGTCGGTGATACCGCACTCGTCAAGACCGTCCACGACGCCGGCGATTTCACCGTCACCCAGCACGATCTCACGCTCGGTGCGGTGCATCTCACCCGCCTCGAACTGGTCGGAGAGTTCACTACCGAGCCGACCTTGCACGCCTTCTTCGATCTCACGCCCGAACAGCAGGAGAGTCGCCTCGGTAAACTCGAACACGAGGACACCATCGAGATCCACCACGACCGTCAGCACAACCTCGTCACTGCTTCGACCGGTCTCGACGACGTCTTCGGTCAGCTTCCCGAACAGTTCGGTGAACTCGTCTCGGCGACCGACACCGTCTCCTACCCCCGCTCACAGAGCGGCGGCAGCAAGTACGAGGACGCACTCCTCAACGGTACGGTCGTCCTCGAAATCCCCTTCGACGTCGAGGACACCGGCACCGAAACCGTCGCGACGACGACAGTGGCGTCGCTGCTGTTCGATACCGACGACACCGCCCGCCAGGCGGGGCTGGACGCAGTCGCCGAGGCCGCCGTGGCCCACGACACTGTCGCGGCCCTTCGGGAGGCCGCCACCGACCAGGTCGACGTGACCGTTCCGGACGACACCCCCCGGCGCGACCTCGCTGTCGAGGATCTCCGCGTCCTCTCGCTGCTGGCCGCCGACACCGGCGCACACATCGCCGGGCCGGATCCCGACCCGTTCTACGTCTACACCGGCGGCTACGGCTACACGTGGTTCCGCGACGACTCGGAGATCGCTCGCTACCTCCTGGAGGCCGACGAACGCCTCGGGATCGGCCTCGACGACTGGCTCGACCGGAGCGCCGCGTTCTACATGGACACCCAGCTCGACGACGGCTCCTGGCCCCACCGCGTGTGGGCCCACAACGGTAACATCGCCCCTGGCTGGGCGCACGCCCGACTGGAAGCCGGCGACGACGTCGACTATCAGGCCGACCAGACCGGAAGTGTTGCCTCCTTTTTGGCCGCCTATCTCCGACTGGGCGAGCCCGCGGCGCCGAACGACATCGAAGCGACGCTGGAACTGGCTCTCGACGGGCTGGACTCGACACTCGAAGACGACGGCCTGCCGATCGAGTGTCAGAACGCCTGGGAGAACATGACCGGACGGTTCGTCCACACCGCCGCGACCTTCCTCCAGGGATACGCTTCGGTCGCTCGTGCCCCTGTCGAGGACCGTCTTCGCGAACGCGCGCGCGAAGGTGCACGAGCAGTCTACGAGGGGCTCGACGACCTCTGGGACGACGACGAGGGGATCTACGCACTCCGGATCGACCCCGACGGCGACCTCGACTCGCGGCTCGACTCCGGATCGCTCGCGCTGGCGGAGGCCCACCGCGAGTACGACGCCATCGCCGAGGTCGGCGAGGAACGCCTCGACCGGCTGGCCACTCACTACGAGACCACGCTGGAGGAGCTGTGGCGCGAGACCGACGACATCGCGGGGCTGTACCGCTTCGAGGGCGATCCGTGGCGACGACGCGTTCAGGACGACGAGAAGATCTGGACGGTCTCGACGGCCTGGGGAGCCAACGCCGCCACACAGCTGGGATCGCTGCTGGCCGCGTCCGACGACGATCGCGCCGAGACGTTCTACGAGGAGGCCCGGACGCTGTTCGCCGAGGTCGACGCGGACGGCTCGCTGGTCATGGACAACGGCTACCTCCCCGAGCAACTGTTCGACGACGGGACACCCGACTGTGCGACTCCACTCGGCTGGCCCCACGCGATCCGCCTCGCGACTATCGCGCAGCTTGACGCCGACGGCGAACTCGACTGA
- a CDS encoding sugar ABC transporter permease, giving the protein MSLATGIVRSVYEDLRGIVLAPYTLAKEFRYTYHGLQEGKIPPKYVAWTWLSTIGAVAVAALLMFPIYWVFTTAISGSGGSLYSTGGFELIPPNPTIKNFVWVIGPITTPENIVINAPLLGELFRIPVPMEPTYILDPAQFGVPRSARSNFLAYAENSAYVSFWTVVIAMSVIIPGAYGMSRRDFIGRKKLLYLYILLTQVGGGLGIAILIALYTIFQNIGWLNELLPLGIYYGAGAVPFNTWLLKTYMDGIPISYEEAAIVDGAPSWRIVYEVIIPLSKAGLATVFVFVFLAGWTDFVIAQLMLEDTNWTLPVGLYSYSGRPSEMNWAHFSAFALAFAVPLMLVYFFAQRYIESGLSFGGMEG; this is encoded by the coding sequence ATGAGTCTCGCAACAGGTATCGTTCGAAGCGTCTACGAGGATCTCCGTGGTATCGTCCTCGCACCGTATACTCTCGCCAAGGAGTTCAGGTACACCTATCATGGGCTTCAGGAAGGAAAGATTCCGCCCAAGTACGTCGCCTGGACGTGGCTCTCGACGATCGGTGCAGTCGCGGTCGCGGCGCTGTTGATGTTCCCCATCTACTGGGTGTTCACGACCGCGATTTCGGGATCGGGTGGTTCGCTGTACTCGACCGGCGGATTCGAGCTGATCCCGCCGAACCCGACGATCAAGAACTTCGTGTGGGTGATCGGACCGATCACCACGCCGGAGAACATCGTGATCAACGCGCCGCTGCTCGGCGAGTTGTTCAGGATTCCGGTGCCGATGGAACCGACGTACATCCTGGATCCGGCACAGTTCGGCGTGCCGCGAAGTGCGCGGTCTAACTTCCTGGCATACGCCGAGAACAGCGCGTACGTGTCCTTCTGGACCGTCGTCATCGCGATGTCCGTCATCATCCCGGGGGCATACGGGATGTCCCGACGTGACTTCATCGGCCGCAAGAAACTGCTGTACCTGTACATTCTGCTGACGCAGGTCGGTGGCGGGCTCGGGATCGCGATCCTGATCGCGCTGTACACGATCTTCCAGAACATAGGCTGGCTGAACGAACTCCTGCCGCTCGGGATTTACTACGGTGCGGGCGCCGTGCCGTTCAACACCTGGCTGTTGAAGACCTACATGGACGGGATTCCGATCTCCTACGAGGAAGCGGCGATCGTCGACGGGGCGCCGTCCTGGCGGATCGTCTACGAGGTCATCATCCCGCTGTCGAAAGCCGGGTTGGCGACGGTGTTCGTGTTCGTCTTCCTGGCCGGCTGGACGGACTTCGTCATCGCTCAGCTGATGCTCGAAGACACGAACTGGACGCTCCCGGTCGGGCTGTATTCGTATTCCGGACGTCCCTCCGAGATGAACTGGGCACACTTCTCGGCGTTCGCACTGGCGTTCGCAGTCCCGCTCATGCTAGTGTACTTCTTCGCCCAGCGGTACATCGAGAGCGGGCTGTCCTTCGGCGGCATGGAAGGCTGA
- a CDS encoding ABC transporter ATP-binding protein: MASVELRDLRKEYDRGTIVAVDDLNVEINDGEFVTVVGPSGCGKTTTLRMVAGLERPTSGSVVIGSRDVTDMHAKNRDIAMVFQNYALYPHKTVMENMEFGLRMSTDLSKEERREKVHWAAEMMGIEGLLDDKPDELSGGQKQRVALGRAIVRDPEVFLFDEPLSNLDAKLRTLMRTEVQRLQNELGVTSIYVTHDQEEAMTMGDRILILRDGIKQQVGAPKEVYDNPANEFVGGFIGSPSMNFLDVVVEQTDSGMILSGTDSNLRYRISPDVVDKFGVLKSGGEYIMGIRPEDVFPADENDPDAVEALVDVVEPIGSDNYVYLDLSGELDEGITTDEEESDFIARVDTEFEPEIGDRVKIEFSDDDIHLFDPQTGESVLYDQGRTAGVTQKGAESPAAEGDD, from the coding sequence ATGGCAAGCGTCGAACTCCGCGATCTCCGAAAGGAGTACGACAGAGGTACCATCGTCGCTGTCGATGACCTGAACGTCGAGATCAACGACGGCGAGTTCGTCACCGTCGTCGGTCCGTCCGGGTGTGGGAAGACGACGACCCTTCGCATGGTCGCCGGGCTGGAGCGACCGACCAGCGGGTCGGTCGTCATCGGTAGTCGTGACGTCACGGACATGCACGCGAAGAACCGTGACATCGCGATGGTGTTCCAGAACTACGCGCTGTACCCCCACAAGACAGTCATGGAGAACATGGAGTTCGGGCTCCGCATGAGCACCGATCTCTCCAAGGAAGAACGTCGTGAGAAGGTCCACTGGGCCGCCGAGATGATGGGGATCGAGGGTCTGCTCGACGACAAGCCGGACGAGCTCTCCGGCGGGCAGAAACAGCGCGTGGCGCTCGGGCGTGCGATCGTCCGCGATCCCGAAGTGTTTCTGTTCGACGAGCCGCTCTCGAATCTGGACGCCAAGCTCCGGACGCTGATGCGGACGGAGGTCCAGCGACTCCAGAACGAACTCGGCGTCACCTCGATTTACGTCACGCACGACCAGGAGGAGGCGATGACCATGGGCGATCGCATCCTCATCCTCCGGGACGGCATCAAACAGCAGGTCGGCGCACCGAAGGAGGTCTACGATAATCCCGCCAACGAGTTCGTCGGTGGGTTCATCGGATCGCCGAGCATGAACTTCCTCGACGTCGTCGTCGAGCAGACCGACAGCGGGATGATCCTCTCAGGGACCGACTCGAACCTCCGCTACCGGATCTCGCCCGACGTCGTCGACAAGTTCGGCGTGCTCAAAAGTGGCGGCGAGTACATCATGGGGATCCGACCGGAAGACGTGTTCCCGGCCGACGAGAACGACCCCGACGCAGTCGAGGCACTTGTCGATGTCGTCGAACCGATCGGCAGCGACAACTACGTCTACCTCGATCTCAGCGGTGAACTCGACGAAGGGATCACCACCGACGAAGAGGAGTCGGACTTCATCGCGCGCGTCGACACGGAGTTCGAACCCGAGATCGGTGACCGCGTCAAGATCGAGTTCTCCGACGACGACATCCACCTCTTCGATCCCCAGACCGGCGAGTCGGTCCTGTACGATCAGGGACGAACCGCCGGCGTCACACAGAAGGGTGCCGAGAGCCCCGCCGCCGAAGGCGACGACTGA
- a CDS encoding glycoside hydrolase family 15 protein, producing MSEDSSQQLPPSAVVSGGEDTFWTHGDKHGFATLNGHDQTPIWFTLTEGAMTEVRYPRIDMMNNRTVEFVIADPDDGYAVRTYHQYQDQEPRVNRETEQLNEDALLYRQRLSPTDDGRDWELTVEYAIHPDYDAVLLDVDFEADAAYDLYVMSELMLSNCGRHDIANRRPREDGTVALTGYHTGDTWDDHVVVERTEVEVGDEPIGTGDVTSEGRGDEADSPERTPAEEEDDEPIGSGDVTSVGVVDQTESGEDEEPTTTYEEDPYHIAAALTSREGFSWGSVDISGGRVYRSLLEDGDPEHTYERATDKVVIFGRLGEKTESLSDTVALGFAEGEGDETAGEEPTAATADEPGESTATTTPESTDDDADSETSGEADPGEYADPGEDPGEFDALAAAESALEDDFETVQARFARTWESYVETLDIPESVADEDDLRAQYKTAVMTVKAADSKAYPGAGIASPSVPWGDKVQADEPADYGYSYVWARDLYGSFTAFEAMGDVDAAIDATEYIYEYQQRETGFLPQNTFIDGRTRWGGEQMDEIAFPAVMAYQLKERHGYGVEEASYDYENIAKSAEYVAANGPRTQQERWEEEGGYSPSTTAAEISGLVAAADMAVEAGERADAIAFLGIADYWQENVETWMATETGAGGHENTPYYFRISDDARPDEHTMRTHNNAGGTFDEREVIDGGFLELVRLGVKPHDDPVVQNSLVEYDDTIMVETPNGPGWYRYSGDGYGEKDGSEWFRAGVPWATDMRGQGRLWPIFTGERGEYELLRGEDQDFDPNHLLETLARFATGSRAMPEQVWDHADDNAYGWEFGEGTSAATPLCWTNAQYIRLAHSIDAGEPVEMPQVVRDRYVDGVVSERPSLTAEIPDTARGGSLTVTGNTDADEVVVKTRTETVHEPVSESTFEIDVTVQGEDRVIVAAATDDPAFEAGIAVEYVTVTYQRRPATATDETGADASAGDDAVPTATDAESVDEDEEGVSS from the coding sequence ATGAGCGAGGACAGCAGCCAGCAACTACCACCGAGTGCGGTCGTCAGCGGTGGAGAGGATACTTTCTGGACGCACGGGGACAAACACGGGTTTGCGACGCTGAACGGACACGACCAGACGCCGATCTGGTTCACGCTGACCGAGGGTGCGATGACAGAGGTCCGCTACCCGCGGATCGACATGATGAACAACCGGACCGTGGAGTTCGTGATCGCCGATCCAGACGACGGCTACGCTGTTCGGACCTACCACCAGTATCAGGATCAGGAACCGCGGGTGAACCGCGAGACCGAACAGCTCAACGAGGACGCGCTGTTGTATCGCCAGCGACTCTCCCCGACAGACGACGGTCGCGACTGGGAACTGACAGTCGAATATGCGATCCACCCCGACTACGACGCTGTCCTGCTCGACGTCGATTTCGAGGCCGACGCTGCGTACGATCTCTACGTGATGAGTGAACTGATGCTCTCCAATTGCGGTCGCCACGACATCGCCAACCGCCGCCCGCGCGAGGACGGGACGGTCGCGCTGACTGGCTATCACACCGGCGATACCTGGGACGACCACGTCGTCGTCGAGCGAACCGAGGTCGAGGTCGGCGACGAGCCGATCGGGACGGGCGACGTCACCAGTGAGGGTCGCGGCGACGAGGCCGACTCGCCCGAACGGACGCCCGCCGAGGAGGAAGACGACGAGCCGATCGGCAGCGGCGACGTCACGTCTGTGGGCGTCGTCGACCAGACTGAATCTGGCGAGGACGAAGAGCCGACGACCACCTACGAGGAAGACCCCTATCACATCGCGGCCGCGCTGACCAGTCGCGAGGGCTTCTCGTGGGGCTCGGTCGACATCAGCGGCGGGAGGGTCTATCGCTCGTTGCTCGAAGACGGTGATCCCGAGCACACGTACGAACGCGCGACGGACAAGGTCGTCATCTTCGGTAGACTTGGCGAGAAGACCGAGTCGCTTTCCGACACGGTCGCGCTCGGCTTCGCCGAAGGCGAGGGCGACGAGACCGCGGGCGAGGAACCGACCGCGGCGACGGCCGACGAACCCGGCGAGTCGACCGCGACGACGACGCCCGAGTCGACCGACGATGACGCCGACTCCGAGACATCCGGCGAGGCCGACCCCGGCGAGTACGCCGACCCGGGCGAGGACCCGGGCGAGTTCGACGCCCTCGCGGCTGCGGAGTCCGCGCTCGAAGACGACTTCGAAACGGTGCAGGCCCGCTTCGCCCGGACCTGGGAATCCTACGTCGAGACGCTCGATATTCCCGAATCTGTCGCCGACGAGGACGACCTCCGCGCACAGTACAAGACGGCCGTAATGACGGTCAAAGCTGCAGATTCCAAGGCCTATCCCGGTGCCGGGATCGCCTCTCCCTCTGTCCCGTGGGGCGACAAAGTCCAGGCCGACGAGCCCGCCGACTACGGCTACAGCTACGTCTGGGCGCGGGACCTCTACGGCTCCTTTACCGCGTTCGAGGCCATGGGCGATGTCGACGCAGCCATCGACGCCACCGAATACATCTACGAGTACCAGCAGCGCGAGACCGGGTTCCTCCCACAGAACACGTTCATCGACGGGCGGACCCGCTGGGGTGGCGAGCAGATGGACGAGATCGCATTCCCCGCGGTGATGGCCTACCAGCTGAAAGAGCGCCACGGTTACGGCGTCGAGGAGGCCAGCTACGACTACGAGAACATCGCCAAATCCGCCGAGTACGTCGCCGCCAACGGCCCGCGAACCCAGCAGGAACGCTGGGAAGAGGAGGGCGGCTACTCGCCATCGACGACCGCGGCGGAGATCTCCGGGCTCGTCGCCGCAGCGGATATGGCGGTCGAAGCCGGTGAGCGCGCGGATGCGATTGCCTTCCTGGGAATCGCCGACTACTGGCAGGAAAACGTCGAGACGTGGATGGCGACCGAGACGGGCGCTGGCGGTCACGAGAACACGCCCTACTACTTCCGGATCAGTGACGACGCCAGGCCTGACGAGCACACGATGCGCACGCACAACAACGCCGGCGGCACCTTCGACGAGCGGGAGGTCATCGACGGCGGCTTCCTCGAACTCGTTCGACTGGGCGTCAAGCCCCACGACGACCCCGTCGTCCAGAACTCGCTGGTCGAGTACGACGACACCATCATGGTCGAGACGCCCAACGGCCCGGGCTGGTATCGTTACTCCGGGGACGGCTACGGTGAGAAAGACGGTAGCGAGTGGTTCCGCGCCGGCGTCCCGTGGGCGACTGACATGCGTGGGCAGGGCCGGCTCTGGCCCATCTTCACGGGCGAGCGCGGCGAGTACGAACTCCTTCGAGGAGAGGACCAGGACTTCGACCCGAATCACCTCCTGGAGACGCTCGCCCGCTTTGCGACCGGGAGCCGAGCGATGCCTGAACAGGTGTGGGATCACGCGGACGACAACGCCTACGGCTGGGAGTTCGGCGAAGGCACCAGCGCCGCGACGCCGCTGTGCTGGACGAACGCCCAGTACATCCGGCTGGCCCACAGCATCGACGCCGGCGAACCGGTCGAGATGCCTCAGGTCGTCCGGGATCGCTACGTCGACGGGGTCGTTTCCGAGCGACCGTCGCTCACTGCCGAGATCCCCGACACTGCACGCGGCGGGTCGCTCACTGTCACGGGCAACACCGACGCCGACGAGGTAGTCGTCAAGACTCGCACCGAGACCGTCCACGAGCCGGTCTCCGAGAGTACGTTCGAGATCGACGTCACCGTCCAGGGCGAGGACAGAGTGATCGTCGCGGCGGCGACCGACGACCCTGCTTTCGAGGCCGGGATCGCCGTCGAGTACGTGACCGTCACCTATCAGCGTCGACCGGCAACGGCCACCGACGAGACCGGGGCCGACGCGAGTGCGGGTGACGACGCAGTCCCGACTGCGACCGACGCCGAATCGGTCGACGAAGACGAGGAAGGCGTCTCTTCCTGA
- a CDS encoding extracellular solute-binding protein produces the protein MAGTSAAGMLAGCGGDATSTDTTVQTETTIPWQVEGCDTGLVEPESSSGQFTLLHGRQEGGTRLLQGTRTLYNQNDNYPSMNLQRGPNDGYLNQLRTSIPAGEGPHIFQWAHDIGGEFVQSEFLSDQSGNLRAEECMFTEAAWQATEYDGQRIGLPFAAECPALIYNQDVLDEIGAEPPESFDDWISIMDEYHDPENGKYGLSHPLNAYFSSWATQAYGADIYNGQEDELGITSDEAIQGLNIILEDLKPYMPSDPSEQAQGAVFEDGNSPFYVNGPWAIAGLLDQGLNIGTTRIPAPGEAESRPYSGIQMYFYSKKMNNGGDGARAAREFTEWYCTNIERILNLINNSSYIPAIAGLDRDLLPATVRGYAEQFETGYLMPQNPNMNAVWTPYETNMLDAFNSGNDPGPLMENAAEEIRNSWNS, from the coding sequence ATGGCCGGCACGTCCGCGGCCGGTATGCTCGCGGGGTGCGGGGGAGACGCTACTTCGACCGATACGACCGTTCAGACCGAAACCACGATTCCGTGGCAGGTCGAAGGCTGTGATACGGGCCTCGTCGAGCCGGAGTCTTCCAGCGGGCAGTTCACGCTCCTGCACGGCCGCCAGGAGGGTGGGACCCGACTCCTCCAGGGGACTCGGACGCTGTACAACCAGAACGACAACTACCCGTCGATGAACCTCCAGCGCGGGCCGAATGATGGGTATCTCAACCAGCTTCGGACCAGCATTCCGGCCGGCGAGGGGCCGCACATCTTCCAGTGGGCGCACGACATCGGCGGCGAGTTCGTCCAGAGCGAGTTCCTCTCCGACCAGAGCGGTAACCTCCGCGCCGAAGAGTGTATGTTCACCGAGGCGGCGTGGCAGGCGACCGAGTACGACGGACAGCGGATCGGGCTGCCGTTCGCCGCCGAGTGTCCGGCCCTGATCTACAACCAGGACGTCCTCGACGAGATCGGTGCGGAGCCGCCAGAGAGCTTCGACGACTGGATCTCGATCATGGACGAGTACCACGATCCCGAGAACGGGAAATACGGTCTCTCACACCCGCTCAACGCGTACTTCTCCAGCTGGGCGACCCAGGCCTACGGCGCGGACATCTACAACGGGCAGGAAGACGAGCTCGGCATCACCTCCGACGAGGCCATCCAGGGACTCAACATCATCCTGGAGGACCTCAAACCCTACATGCCGTCTGACCCGTCCGAGCAGGCACAGGGCGCCGTCTTCGAGGACGGCAACTCACCGTTCTACGTCAACGGTCCGTGGGCCATCGCCGGCCTCCTCGATCAGGGTCTGAACATCGGGACGACTCGCATCCCTGCGCCCGGTGAGGCCGAGTCGCGTCCGTACTCCGGGATCCAGATGTACTTCTACTCGAAGAAGATGAACAACGGCGGCGACGGCGCCCGTGCTGCCCGAGAGTTCACCGAGTGGTACTGTACCAACATCGAGCGGATCCTCAACCTGATCAACAACTCCAGTTACATTCCGGCCATCGCCGGCCTCGACCGAGACCTCCTGCCCGCGACGGTTCGTGGGTACGCCGAGCAGTTCGAGACTGGCTACCTGATGCCCCAGAACCCCAACATGAACGCCGTCTGGACGCCCTACGAGACGAACATGCTCGACGCGTTCAACAGCGGCAACGACCCCGGCCCGCTGATGGAAAACGCTGCGGAAGAGATCCGCAACTCCTGGAACAGCTAA
- a CDS encoding carbohydrate ABC transporter permease, whose amino-acid sequence MSTVSDVAQRFKESDLASVLEENSSAALVLPGLLLWSMFMLLPMMYIFVLSLTNARPANIFVGNNRLLGLVPLGEADIIGLENYIELLFSIDAANSIQNGAYGAVFDLFLSDPIAVFNYPFWNSFLVTWAFVIVSVTGKVLLGIAIAMIMTGNRVRGKRYLRGIIIMPMGVPVIFSILIWRFVFSNARFGLMNQFLIGIGAVDEAVPWLTDRWLAFSGYVVTEMWLAYPFMVLITVSALQNVNGDLLDAAEVDGAGFFSRMRHVILPSIKRPVMFGTILTSAASFQQFLIPWVFNSGGPSRENELLLVYAYREAFAFSAYGKGAAISLTALFFIGMFMWVAVKRGNLAEEAGES is encoded by the coding sequence ATGAGTACTGTGTCCGACGTTGCACAGCGGTTCAAAGAGTCAGATTTAGCATCTGTTCTCGAGGAGAACAGTTCAGCGGCCCTGGTGTTACCCGGATTGCTCCTGTGGTCGATGTTCATGCTGTTGCCGATGATGTACATCTTCGTCCTTTCGCTCACCAACGCCCGGCCGGCCAACATTTTCGTTGGGAACAACCGGCTGCTCGGGCTGGTGCCACTGGGGGAAGCCGATATCATCGGGCTCGAGAATTACATCGAACTACTGTTCAGCATCGACGCTGCAAACAGTATCCAGAACGGCGCGTACGGGGCGGTGTTCGACCTCTTTCTCAGTGATCCTATCGCGGTGTTCAACTACCCGTTCTGGAACTCCTTCCTGGTGACGTGGGCGTTCGTCATCGTCAGCGTGACCGGGAAAGTCCTGCTCGGGATCGCCATCGCGATGATCATGACCGGCAACCGCGTTCGTGGGAAGCGCTACCTTCGTGGGATCATCATCATGCCGATGGGGGTTCCGGTCATCTTCTCGATTCTCATCTGGCGGTTCGTCTTCAGTAACGCGCGGTTCGGATTGATGAACCAGTTCCTGATCGGGATCGGTGCCGTCGACGAGGCGGTGCCCTGGCTGACCGATCGCTGGCTCGCGTTCTCCGGATACGTCGTCACCGAGATGTGGCTCGCGTATCCGTTCATGGTGTTGATCACCGTGAGTGCACTCCAGAACGTCAACGGTGACTTGCTGGACGCCGCAGAGGTCGACGGCGCAGGGTTCTTCTCGCGGATGCGTCACGTCATCCTGCCCTCGATCAAACGTCCCGTGATGTTCGGGACGATTCTCACGTCCGCGGCATCGTTCCAGCAGTTCCTGATCCCGTGGGTGTTCAACAGCGGCGGTCCGTCTCGTGAGAACGAACTGCTGCTCGTCTACGCCTACCGAGAGGCGTTCGCGTTCAGTGCCTACGGTAAGGGCGCAGCGATCAGTCTGACTGCCCTGTTCTTCATCGGGATGTTCATGTGGGTCGCAGTCAAACGTGGCAACCTCGCCGAGGAGGCTGGTGAATCATGA